GCTTACCATGCTATCTATTATTCAAATAATAAATTTGTTATCATGGGAAATGACTGCCTGGttcattttcaggagcaaaaaaatacataaagagaaCCTGTTAGTGACAGTTTGATCATCTGTACGCTTATGGGTCCTTAAAGATACAGACACTCCTGCCACTGGCTATCAAAGGTTAACAGCTGACTTCACTTTAAGACTTGTCAATTTTTTGGAAGTGTCGCAAAAAAGCCCAAGAAATAGCAAAACGTGCGCAGAGTTAATTTTTTGATGCTTGCTGAGCTGAAGTCTAGTGATTTTTTCCGAATTGTACAACTTTTGAGTTGTACATTCGACACTCACCGCTCTTTAGACAGAAGAACTGATAGCCCCAACAGTTTTGCAAACTCCTCTGCTGTTAAAGAACCTTTCTCTGACACCTGCAGATTGAGAAACAGCATGGGGAGGAGTTCAATGTGCAGCTTGACTCCTGTCCACATATCTTGTGGAGCTTACATTGTCCAGCGCTGAGGCGATCATTTCCTCTTCGCTGTGAGACTGCAGCTGCACCACCATCACGCCGCTGTCAAACACACGCAGCCTACACACAACACAAGTCTCAAGCTGGAAATGGTTTGAAACTTTTTTATCATGGTAAAAAATAGTACAAGACAAACAAAGGGAGCGTTTAGTGCAACATTGTGAGAAGCGACAGGAAGTGAGCAACACTTCCAAAAACAGGAAGCGAGGCAGGAAAAGTCTGGCTGGTTCTCTAACCCTGCCCCTATATTTTAGCAATACACATCCTTTAAGGTACATAGAACAATTTTTAACTCACCTCAGTGGCAGTGACAAGGATTCAAACATCTTGCATGCGTTCAACAAATCTTCCGGGGATAAAAGCTGCAGAAAAGGGGATAATGAAATATCTATAGGTTTAAACTCCATTCGGTATTTGTTGAGATGATAGCCTTTTACCTCCATGCCTCGAGCTCTGTTGACCATACAGTAGACCTCTGTGAGTGCCATCATGCCTCCACGCTCCTGAGAAAGTAATGTGATTAATTGAGTAAAGTCTGAGATAAGAGGAGCGTCCCATGCGTACCTCCAAAGGGGCCTGGAGCATATCTCCTAGTTGTTTAGCCAGCTGCAAGTGGTAATGTGTGCCAGAGCCGTGGGTTTCCCTGGTGACAGGGTTGGCGATACCCATGCTCAGCAGGTAGGACTTGAAGCGGATCGTCTATAAAGCAGGAAATAATATACAATTATGGTGCGTGTGCATCGTACATGCAACTTCATTGGTTATCTCCAGTTCTAACCTCATCCTCTGTTATGTCCCCTTGTTTGTCTTTTATCTTGTTTGCAATAGATTTGGACAGCTCCACCATCTCTTTGGCCTAAAACACAGCAACAGAGGCAAGGAAACATAACATAAAACAAATCATtaaaacatacatactgtatgtttttACCTCAAATGTAAGGAAACCTCACACTTATTTTACTTTCTCAAGTAACAACATTACAGTGATTAATACACTACAGAGTAGTCTGTTTACAGCTAGTATAGCAGTGGAGGTGCCAGGAAAAAATAGAGtcacaattttcaaaaatcaatttaaaatacacacaaaaaaaagtttttttttaagaataaatttttaaaaagcaatcaatcaatcaatcaatgttaatttatatagccctaaaagtgtctcaaagggctgcacaagccacaacgacatctgcggtacagagcccacacaagggcaaggaaaaactcaccctagtgggacgtcgatgacaatgactatgaaaaatcttggagaggaccgcatgtgggcaacccccccatctaggggaaaatatgtttttagggCATCTGTGCACTTTCTCACTGTGCGTACATGTCATATGTCAGAAGCCAAGAGAAGCTTTTGTAACATGTAACCTGTTTTGGAAGGTTGTTGTAAAAAAATCTATACCAAATATACTGCGTGAATCAGTTTGAACCAAAAATCGAgtcgtcaccccaagaatcagAATTAAATTGAATCGCGAGTTTTACATTGCACATCCTGTCGTAGCGATGTAGATTTACTATCCTCTGCAAATGACTCGCTAAACAAAGGAAGGCGCAATTCAAAAGTGAAATTCAAGTTTCCCTCAACTAACTGCAGCTTCCCAGTGCCTGCAACACTCATGTAGCTCCAGACCATGTTTGACTGTAAACACAATCATACTGGTAATCACTTGTGTTGTCACATATTTGGTAAATTATGTGAACCATATAGTAATTATACATTCATGTGGACTtaattgatatttatttatttattaatgtatttattgtgtTTAAGATTGAAAAAGGAAGTGAACAATTGTGTTAGAAATTATTTCTAGacggaaaaggggtaggataaaTAATCTCAGCTTTTTCCTACTCTTTTAGAATGTGAAACTGAAAACATGTGATGTAAACATTGTAACTGTATATGCAGGCGCTAAACTGGCAGCCTCGTTTCTATCAGTCTAGCCCAGGGCAggtgtggctacaaatgtagcttaccaccaccaggtgtgaataaatgatgggttcccacttctctgtgagcgctttgagtatctaataatagaaaattgcgatataaaatttaacccattattattattattatgttagaaacACATTACTGTCATGAACTGGAAGCTCTGTTGCCGCCGGTCTGCTTTTTGTTGAAGGGCCTGGTTTTTGGGTCAAGAGGCGGAGCCACCTTTGCACACACCTGATACCCGTTTCCTCCTGACTTCTTAAGCTCTCCAGTACATTCACTCGGCACCAGTAGAttcctgatggttcacccttccAGTCGTGTTCATCTCCTTCATGTAGTTCTGAGTTTAGTGTCAACTGTTTCTTCTCTACACCTTGTGTGTGCATTTTCCCTTCCTCAACACCTTTTGTGTGCATTCTTAGTTGTTTGTCCTCACTCCTTTTTGAGTGacctttttatgttattttttctcTGCGTTGGAGTCATACTCTGGCAGAAGCCGATCAGGACAATCACTACTTACTATTTTcaatttctttggttgttttttttttgttaaagaaatacaaatacatatacaataAATTAGTATTTACAATAATATGAGACAATGACAAACCCCTTAGTAAATCCATATTGCTATTCAAGCTGTACACAGACTATAAATGATATCCAACATTCATTTTTGTAGTATGCTGGCTGAAAACTTTTGTGACATGCCGTAATAGACAAATGTAACATTATTTACCTTGACCATCAGCTTGCTCAGATCCTCAAAGGCCTAAAAACAATCAAATGAATATGTAACTAGCACAAAATAACCATAATTTATTAAAAAGCTAAAGTaacttgtaaaatgtttttttagtgcCAATACCTGTGGTTTATAGTGATAATAATAAGATGAATTCACGTGGTGTATATTCTGAACTTTGATGATAACAGTGGACTAGTCCTTTCCTTTTACAGTACCTCTGAGATGTTTTTGTCCGTTTCTTTCCTCCTCTCCTCTATCTTACGCTCAATGCCAACAATCCCCACTGCGCGAGTCCTTCCTGACTGCATCACAATGCAACAGGGGGAAGAAAAGGAAACAAGAAGGGAACAAGTTGTTGTCAGTGGTTAAACATGTGCAAAGACATTTTCTGTTAAATTTATATTGagacatgtccatccatccatccattttctactgcttattccctttggggtcgctggtgcctatctcagctacaatcgggcggaaggcggtgtacaccctggacaagtcgccacctcatcgcagggccaacacagatagacagacaacattcacactcacattcacacactagggcccatttagtgttgccaatcaacctatcccaggtgcatgtctttggaaatggaaggaagccggagtacccggagggaacccacgcattcatggggagaacatggaaactccacacagaaagatcctgaaccccagactactcaggaccttcgtattgtgaggcagacgcactaacccctctgacatcGTGAAGCCCGAGACACATGTCAATAAATATAATCTAAATATAAACAAAGTACATAATTGTTGATTAGTGGATGATGGTGTATTACACCAAAAATAGTTTAAATCTCAACCAAACTATGCTACAAATATCAATAATTGGACAAAAGACTGGCTTGGAcaggagtaaaaaaaacaaaaaaagaactaTCCTTAGTTTAAGTCAGTATATACAGGAGAAGCAACACTGCCATCCTGTGGGATATCGCATAAATTGAATGATGAGCCATATATGACTACCTTCAGTAGAGTAGGGTAGGTTAGAGTaggttaggataggataggatttACGTGGTTGATCTCCAAAATGTCtacaaaaaaaggattaaaaaaccCACACGGTGACAAGATGATGGCATGGGAGCACTGCAGATGCCActgtggtgtacagtatgtgggtggtaaaatgttttttgttatattttgttgtttgtctATGCATGGCGTGATCGTATATGTGCAATATGTTTTATTTAATGCAAATGTATgagtgttttacttttgtagctgtatgtagaaatggttcctgtgaagtggcagctggttgcatcagcacAGGAACAGACCGAACAAAGCAACTACGAGAATCGACTCCATCCcaggctgcccactagctctgGGCCACTGTCCAGAACGTGCGGATGAGCGAGGCGGGTAACGCTAGCGCTGCAACCCCACGTATTTTCTTCCGCATCTCCCACGTTTTTTCCACGTGGACTACGGTGGCAGAGAGCCAGCAGCTTGTCTCCAACACAAACATGGCCATGGCCGAAAATCTCCCCAGGCAACTCCAAAAGTTCCCAAAAAAGGACCGAAACACACCGCTGAAGTAACGGAAGTGCTATTACCCCTTGTTGCGCAGTCCTAAAAGGGCCCTAACCAAAAGGCAAAatcatctccatccatccattttctactgcttgtccctttttcggGTCTGGTGGGTGGGaatttcagctgcatttgggcagaaggcggcgtacaccctggacaagtcgccacctcatcgcagggccaacacagatagacagacaacattcacactcacattcacacactagggcccatttagtgttgccaatcaacctatccctaggtgcatgtctttggaagtgggaggaagccggagtacccacgcagtcacggggagaacatgcaaactccacacagaaaaatccagagCCTGGAATTGACTCAGGACAACTCAGgaacttcgtaatgtgaggcacatgcactcacccccgttccaccgtgctgccggcaaaaaaacccaaaacatctCTAATATTTAATTAAACAGTGAACAAATTAAAAGTTCTAACCTGTGAGGCAGTTCCTGTTGAGATGGGTTGAGAAGCAGGAGTGTTTTCCCATCTTTTCTGAGTCATCTCCTCTGTTAGCCTCCTAAAAAACTGTACATAAATAGCATCATGGCTGTTTACACTGGGAAAATATAGATGGAAACAGTGTAGGGCTACCTCAATCTGTCCATGTTCTTTAAAGGAGAGCTTGATGTAGGGAAACTTGCTGTGTTGATAGGGACCTTGTTCCTTGTTGGGTGGTGGAGGGTGCAGATGAATAACAATTTTTGCACTGCAACACATGATAGTGAAGTAGTCACAATAAGTGCTTAAATGTATTATACTTCAAACGCAATACCAATTGACTTCATTTACCTCTTCCCTATTCCCGCAGCCTGTTCTTCAAAAAAGACAATCTGCGACAGTGGCATTGAAATGCAGCATTCCTGAGAAAAGTAACGACATTCAAGAGCAGGTTTATTTGCACGGTAcagcatgtttacatttttacttttatggacagaatttctaggcgcagtcagggcgttgaggggatcggatttggtggttgcaggattaggtctctgctttttgcagatgatgtggtcctgatggattcatctggccaggatattCAGCTCTCAGTGAATtcgttcgcagccgagtgtgaagcgaccgggatgagaatcagcacctccaagtacgagtccatggttctcgcccggaaaagggtggagtgccatctcttggttggggaggagaccctgccccaagtggaggagttcaagtacctaggagtcttgttcacgagtgagggaagagtggagatcgacaggcggatcggtgcggcgtcttcagtaatgtggacgttgtaccgagccgttgtggtgaagaaagagctgagccggaaggcaaagctctcaatttaccggtcgatctacgttcccatcctcacctatggtcatgagctttgggttatgaccgaaaggataagattacgggtacaagcggccgaaatgagtttcctccaccgtgtggcggggctctccattagagatagggtgagaagctctgccatccggggggagctcaaagtaaagccgctgctcctccacatggagaggagccagatgaggtggttcgggcatctggtcaggatgccacccaaatgctTCACtcgggaagtgtttagggcacgtccaactggtaggatgccacggggaagacccaggacacattgggaagactatgtctcccggctggcctgggaatgccttgggatcccctggcaagggctggacgaagtggctggggagagggaagtctgggcttccctgcttaggctgctgcccccgcgacccgaccttggaaaAGCGGATGAACACACAATTCAACCAACATACTTACATGATTTTTGGCGTCCCTCCAAATCAAGTGATGGGTGCTCAATAGGACAATTCCAACGTCCAGTTTAGCCTGTAGACATGCAGAAAAACGATTAATAACACGCCATATTTGACTTTAAATCCCTGTTTAACGTGGCTGCCAATAATTGTGTTAAGACTGATCATTCGGAAAACAGATAAACTTTACCTTTTCGTCCCCGTCATACAATCTGACTCCTCGCTGTTGTATCACCAACGTCTCGTTAATTTCTAAAAGGCCATTTGACCAGGAAAAGCGATCCATTTTTATGATATTGAGATCTGATCGTTCCCTTCGAAAAGACACTGGGGCGTCTCATCCTATGTTTACTTCCTGTATGCAGTCTCGAAATGGCCAAGACACTGCCTGTCTGAAAAAAAACCCTCTAAAATCAGCACATAAAATGGGCTTTCCACTTTTCTCAATATAAATGTCTCTGTATACGTATTATttcataaattgtattttattattattatttttttaaatatatctgGCGTTCTATATCTGGCGTTCTTTCTGATGTACTCCTGCGAGGTCCTCGCAGTGTTGACGTTACGAGCGCCAGCTGTCACTACAGCTAGCATCGTCGCcgcgtttttgttatttttcccgTTTTTTATCCAATTATTTAAACAACCCCGGGTTATGGGTTTCACAAGGGCACCTATAGAACAGAAAGGAAAACCAATACTCCCGACATTGTTGCGCAATTGCACTCATTGCGGTCGTTATTGAGGCAGCTAAAGTTAACTAGCTTGTTGTTAGCGATGTGATCACCGTGGCTTCTTTTGGGAAGTCATTGTTCAACTGCAGGCACGTTCGGCGCGGAAAACTACTATAAAGAGCCTCTATTGACGGATTAAGAACATGCCTTCTACTAGTAGTGTATTCTGGCCAGCAAATTTAGGCCATACATACTTTAAATCGTCTTGAGATTGTCAAGTTATTGCAAATGACAGTATAAGCTGTACTGTGAATGGTGGATTTACCTGTGCGGTACACTTGCAGACACAGGTAACATTTGTTTCAGCCATCATGGACAAAAAGTCATTTGACATCGTCTTGGATGAAATTAGGAAGGTAAGGCTTGATTTGAATTAATTATGTGAAATAAGGGATTTTAATGTGTCACATTGTTTCAGTGTGTCTTGACTGATCAACGCCTAAAAGCCATTGAGCAAGTTCATGGCTATTTCTCCACTGAGCAGGTAAGACTGATTTATAACTGTATGTTACAGAAGCAAAACCTCACTGATATTGTCCGCTGAAACATCTGCAGGTGATGGACATATTGAAATACTTCTCATGGGCAGAACCTCAGATTAAAGCAGTAAAAGCTCTTCAGCATGTAAGTTATACGTATAATTATTTTACTTGagtgtctagtccaggggtcgggaacctttttggctgagagagccatacaagccaaatattttaaaaagtatttgcgtgagagccatataatatttttttcaagactgaatacaactaaatgcgtgaatttttaagtaagaccaacatttttagagtatatcttattctttttaataacattgttattctgaagcttaccaacaataaataaaatacttcttgccaataatgcgacttcttaaaaaggtgcggtagaaaccggatggatggattaaaatgcataagaatattttatattttcaacgttatttatgacactgtgattaccagcggaattattctttACTTACCTTATTAAGCAATgtcggctaagatttatctgagagccaggtgcagtcatcaaaagagccacatctggctctatagccataggttccttacccctggtcTAGTCGATAGAcactcattgtcatcccactgtgttgagtttttccttgccctgatttgggatctaaaccaaggatgtcattgtggcttgtgcagccctttgagacacttgtaatttacctgatttagggttatataaataaacattgattaattgatattattattatgatgaactATTGTGTCATCGTCATGTTTTTCCCCTACTGCTTTTAGAAAATGGTCGCAATACCCACAACCAAAGTGGCAAACATTCTGAATTGCTTCACCTTTTCA
The window above is part of the Nerophis ophidion isolate RoL-2023_Sa linkage group LG04, RoL_Noph_v1.0, whole genome shotgun sequence genome. Proteins encoded here:
- the vps36 gene encoding vacuolar protein-sorting-associated protein 36, which produces MDRFSWSNGLLEINETLVIQQRGVRLYDGDEKAKLDVGIVLLSTHHLIWRDAKNHECCISMPLSQIVFFEEQAAGIGKSAKIVIHLHPPPPNKEQGPYQHSKFPYIKLSFKEHGQIEFFRRLTEEMTQKRWENTPASQPISTGTASQSGRTRAVGIVGIERKIEERRKETDKNISEAFEDLSKLMVKAKEMVELSKSIANKIKDKQGDITEDETIRFKSYLLSMGIANPVTRETHGSGTHYHLQLAKQLGDMLQAPLEERGGMMALTEVYCMVNRARGMELLSPEDLLNACKMFESLSLPLRLRVFDSGVMVVQLQSHSEEEMIASALDNVSEKGSLTAEEFAKLLGLSVLLSKERLLLAEKMGHLCRDDSVEGLRFYSNLF